ATACAATAGtcttatcaaaatatatctcATCCGATAAGTCTTTCATCCAGTATTCTTGCATCATAGTAACACTAATCttattcatttgaaaatttctcttttcaaatggGAAAATCTTTATACTCAAGGGAATCTTACTACCAATAGCAAGCGCCCTACTGGGAATCTTTAACTCATATTGTAATTTCCCCGGTATTGTCTTCCCCATACTCATCTCTTCATGAATGGCCATATTATCACCGGATATCGTCTTCAATATACGTAAGTATCTGTAATCAGAGTATATCTGTCGACTTTCATCATTTATCGAATCGTCTTCCACTATCAACTCAAAATTGTACAATATAGACACACTTTGCAACCCTTCCACGGTCTCAGGTATATCTCCGGGCAATTCAATGTTGAATGGTAATTCTAATTCTCCTGGtccaatattgaaattattactACCATTTTTACGTAGAAATggtattttcttcttattccATCTtttattcttatttttactaccaactttcttgaaattatgTACTATTACATCTCCATTGGAGTCCACTAATAAATTATCCCAATaacattcaagaaaattcttACGTTCTTTCACTATAGACACCAATGAATTCTTCGATTGATTCTTACTAATTTGTAGAAAATCCAATTTAAACGCACCGATGAGTCGTAGTTTCACTCTATAAACGTTTAATTTACTCTTCAATTCTAATTTAATCTTACCACTAATTGGTATactatcattatcaaaacTTTCTTGAATCAAGATCAAATCTTCGTATGGCACATCAAGTATAATAGACGACCCAACTATCTTACTAGTCAGCCGTGGTGCGCTCGGAATCGCCACTAATGTCGATAACATACTCACCCCTCTTACTAGCTTGCGATGACTTCCATAGTAGATCTACTTActatccattttttttttcaatgtaaAACTCTTGACAATATCAAAAAGcatatatcattttctacGCGTACATACTATACATAGACATATATATCTATCTACACATTACAAAGACTTATTCATGAACCTTCTCTTGGCAAATGCAAGCCAGAATTTGGATGGTTTCTCCTGCGAGTCCTGGTACACTCTGTCTAGAAGTCTCATCGCGAGTTCCTGTCTGAATTGTTGCAAATACTGTTTCAACAAATCCATGGAATTGGCATCGTTACTTGGAATATTGTATATATTGTTTAATGGGAACCCAATTGAACCTGGAACCTTGAAATCGTTCAAAGCTACGTTATTCATTGCCTTCACCGCGTCATTGTGCGTCATATGTACCTTGATATTTGCTAAACAATCGTTAATAAAAAGGATTCCATAGATTAGCAATCTATCAGAatcatttttgatttcaaaattcttaAAAAAAGAGTTGGCCCGAAACAGATCCAGACACTCGTCAATTATATCGTAGTCTGAGTTGGCAGGGTATGCTGGTCCCCTGAATTTGGAATTTAATGGTAAAATTGGGAAATTTCCGACTAAACGATCCGTTTGTGGATTCACTGGGAAAGTAGAATGGTAAGCCTAATCGACAGTATTTGTTAGTAATCTGAACACATCCACATATATAAAccaaatcatcatcacaTACTGGCATCTCTCGTCTCACTGTTTTCACACTGTTTCACGCTGTTTCGTACTACTTAACAAATCTCTCTTTTAAATGCCTCGAATTTCACTCTCGGCCCCTTTAGTTTGgcaagcaaaaaaaaaacttgataTTCGTGGGCAATGATATATGTGAGTGCAACAAGGCTTGATTTGTGAAAgctaaaaatgaagatattggAAACGCACTATAAGACGTAATAAACAAGTGACTATACTAGTTGTGCTCCATCCAGACTGTTCATTTCACATTCCATACCATTGTTCAGTTTATAGCCGTCTTTTTTTCCCCTTCTGCTTCGTTGAAGATCCCTCTCTATAGATTTTTACAGTGAACCGGTTTCACTGGGATCAAATAATACataccattgaaaaagaaagttaCCACTTAATCCTTCCTGTTCTTCCTTCTATAATACTCTTCTATCATAATGGTCAATGTCAGTGTCAACGATTTCAGGAAAAGGTACAATATATATTCAGAAATATTCGGTAATGAAAGGTTACACGACACTTTCCCTGGCCAAAATACCGACGCATTCGTCAGCGATAGAATAGAGGACCTCAAACATTTGGATTCCCTTATAGACACTGAAGATATCACAAATGATATCATACATGCTGATCAGGAGTCCCCCAAAGTCACAATGGCAAAGGAATTCATTCTGAGCCAAAGAACTTCCATAAAAAATGTAGCTGATACTCAGAGTCTATCAAGTGCTGATAATACCTCAGTCGGTAGTCCCAAAAAACAGTCCACCATTGAGAATCCCGTCACCCACAGTAGGAGCCATAGTCAAACATCCTCCTCCTCGGCATCGACTTCTACTAGACAAAGCTCAGGTAATGCCACCATACAATCTGCATTTGCATCAAAATCTACAAATTATAGACCACCTCAGCCAAATCAAGATGTAGAATCTCAAAAAACGAAGAATAGCAACAACGGTACATTCATACCAAAGAGGAAACCTTCTTTACCTCAACTTGCCATAGCGGGATTGAAGAAGCAACCGAGTTTTTCAAGTGCTTCAAATACTCCAACTCAATCCACATCAAGAAAATCTCCATTACAAGGTTTCGGTCTCTTTTCAAGATCAAGTTCAAAGGACTTAACAGAACATTTAAGTAATCAGGCCCCCACGGCAACTTCACCAAAACTTTCTCAAGGTGCAGCCCGTCGTAGCAGCAGTTTACTATCTTTAAATGCTTctacattgaaaaatttaacaTCTTCATTACAATCAAGATCATCTCATGATAATACCATCACTACTATCGCGATAAACAGTAACACTTCAAGAAAAACTTCATCTGCAGAAGCCAATTCTACACAAGCCTTCTATCGTCAATACGCTTCAACAAAAAGCTCTCAAACTTTGAATTATGCTGACTTAcatgcttcttcttctcatAATAGTAACATCAATGACCCAGTTGGACTTGGTATCCAAACAAGAAGTTCATCTGCCTCTTTAGCAACAAAGAGATATACATCTGGTTCATCAACctctttttcaactttcCACAATAGTCATAACTTTCATACTCAATCACATCATCACAGTCGTCGTAATAGTATGACTCCTTCCACCACGCCATCATCAAAAAGAATGACTAGAACCTCTTCAAGAAAATCTGCTATATATCCAGCCTTATTGTCAAGGATAGCCACTAAATTTAAAGCCAAGATTCAATTAGGTGAATATAAGAAGGATGGTATCTTGTATCGTGATTCCTTCTCTGGTAAACATGCTGTTGACGTCATTTGTGCTATAATAAGGAATCCTGATCGTAATATCGCTCTTTTACTGGGTAGATCCTTGGATGCACAGAAATTGTTTCATGATGTGGTTTATGAACATAGATTACGCGATTCTCCCAACGAAATTTATGAATTTACGGATAATTCAAGATTTATTGGGCCAGGAAATACTGGTCCCATGAGAATCAGCTCACAGGATCCATTATTACTGCTTTCTAACTCAAGTAAACAAAACTTGGAATATTCTGACCAATTAGTATCATCAACATCTACATCGTCACTAAGTAGTGGACAAACTTTAACTAGAGAAAATCAGcatttagaagaagaaaataaagaagtCACTCCATTACACAACGTTAATGGAATATTCACCCTATTAGCTGAATGCTATTCACCAACTTGTTCCCGTGATAAGCTTTGTTACTCAATCTCATGTCCAAGACGTCTAGAGCAACAAGCAAGATTAAACATAAAACCTAACGGTGGTCTAAAACGTAACATTTCAATGGcattagaagatgatgaagtaGAAAAGCCTTCATGGACAAGTTCGGTATCAGAATCTgtttggaaaaatttatctaaGAAGGAAATTAAAAGACAAGAAGCAATATATGAAGTGTTTACCACTGAAAAAAACTTTGTTAAATCTTTAGAAACTATAAGAGACACTTTTATGAGAACTTTATCGGAAACAAATATTATTCCTGTTGATATTcgtaaaaattttaataaacACGTGTTTGCACACATTATGGATATTTATTCAGTTAATAGAAGATTTCTTGAAGTTCTTAGCGACAGACAAAAATCTTCTCCTGTTGTCCGCGGGATTGGTGATATTTTACTAAGATTTATACCATTTTTCGAACCTTTTGTTTCATACGTTGCATCAAGACCATACGCTaaatatttaattgaaaCACAAAGATCGGTAAACCCCTACTTTGCAAGATTTGACGATGACATGATGAATTCGTCTTTAAGACATGGTATCGACTCATTTTTATCTCAGGGTGTCTCCAGGCCCGGTCGTTATATGCTTTTAGTAAAAGAACTTATTAAATCAACAGATGAGGAAAAGGATAAAAGAGACCTCGAGTATTTGAATAAAGCAATGGATGCATTGCGTCATTTcatgaaaagaattgaCAAAGCTAGTGGCGCTGCTCAAGATAGACATGACGTTAAATTgttgaaacaaaaaatactattcaaaaatgaatacGTTAATATGGGTCTAAACGATGAAAAACGTAAAATCAAACACGAAGGTGTactatcaagaaaagaattatcCAAGGCAGATAATACAACAGCGGGTGACATCCAATTCTATTTGTTAGATAATATGTTACTGTTTTTGAAGGCAAAATCGGTCAACAAGTGGCATCAACACAAAGTCTTTCAAAGACCTATTCCATTACCATTGCTATTTGCATGTCCTTCTGAAGATATGCCTGCTTTGAGGAAATATATTGGTGGCCAACCTGATTCATCCGGTACTATTATTCAACCGGAGTATAATTACTCAAATACTCGTAACGCCATCacatttttatattatgGGGCAAAACaaagatatcaaattaCATTGTATGCCGCTCAAATTGCGACTTTACAAACACTATTAGATAAAGTTCGCGTTGAACAGCAAAGGATTATTAATGAAACAGATATGATAAACGTTACCAAAATTagtgataaatttttcGATTACAGTAACAAGATTAATAGCGTCACATCATGTGATGGTGGTAGAAAATTACTTATCGCAACTAATTCAGGCCTTTATATGAGTAATATTAAAAGGCAAGAAATTAATACTGcaaataataagaaaaaacCGTcgatttcattttctattcCTATACAATTGGTTCATAGAAGCAACATCCTGCAAATCGCTGTTCTTGATGAGTTTCAGACAATTATCCTACTTGTTGACAAAAAGTTATATTCTGTTCCATTACAACTATTACAGGCTGATAATTCAAATACGGGAACATCTTACTTCAAGAAGCATAGTAAGGAGTTAATTAATCACgtgaatttcttttctgaaGGTGACTGTAATGGTAAAAGGTTGATTGTAACGGCACATAGTTCATCACAttctattaaattttttgaattagAACACCCACttctatcaaataatattaataacaATACtaataaaaagaatattaaaagaaaaattactgAGGTCACCTTTGATTCAGAACCTGTCTCCATATCTTTCCTGAAAGCGAACTTATGTATTGGTTGTAAGAAAGGTTTCCAAATCGTGAGCATCTCTCAGAATGCTCATGAATCATTATTGGATCCGGCAGATACATCGCTAGAGTTTGCTTTAAGAGACACTCTCAAACCAATGGCAATTTATCGTGTCGGCAATATGTTTTTGTTGTGTTACGCTGAATTTGCcttttttgtaaataacCAAGGGtggagaaagaaagaatcaCATATTATTCATTGGGAAGGGGAACCTCAAAAGTTTGCCATTTGGTATCCCTATATATTGGCTTTCGACtctaattttattgaaattagaaaGATTGATACTGGTGAATTAGTTAGATGCATATTAGGAGATAAGATAAGACTGCTGCAAACAAACACTCAAGAGGTTTTGTACGCTTATGAAGACTCAAGAGGCTATGACACGGTAGCTTCGTTAGACTTTTGGGGCTAATACAC
The genomic region above belongs to Kazachstania africana CBS 2517 chromosome 7, complete genome and contains:
- the ART5 gene encoding Art5p (similar to Saccharomyces cerevisiae YGR068C; ancestral locus Anc_4.215) encodes the protein MLSTLVAIPSAPRLTSKIVGSSIILDVPYEDLILIQESFDNDSIPISGKIKLELKSKLNVYRVKLRLIGAFKLDFLQISKNQSKNSLVSIVKERKNFLECYWDNLLVDSNGDVIVHNFKKVGSKNKNKRWNKKKIPFLRKNGSNNFNIGPGELELPFNIELPGDIPETVEGLQSVSILYNFELIVEDDSINDESRQIYSDYRYLRILKTISGDNMAIHEEMSMGKTIPGKLQYELKIPSRALAIGSKIPLSIKIFPFEKRNFQMNKISVTMMQEYWMKDLSDEIYFDKTIVFKQSMNDFGNLVEQGSNRLIDIFQLNSELEIPDNLKRITQDCQLPNSLLEVRHKLIFQISLFDHSSNKGIEIKANIPVLVYISPTVEMKGRLVLFDRNTGKIHFRTGELVPLFVSDRSRHDGDNASVIVGTADTCPVGHFMPQHQLPPLPPPNYEERVRDRLMVIAHNNSNSSNDFDESTDRTNDYDELARQEVPTYEETMLRPVE
- the ARC18 gene encoding Arc18p (similar to Saccharomyces cerevisiae ARC18 (YLR370C); ancestral locus Anc_4.218), whose amino-acid sequence is MPAYHSTFPVNPQTDRLVGNFPILPLNSKFRGPAYPANSDYDIIDECLDLFRANSFFKNFEIKNDSDRLLIYGILFINDCLANIKVHMTHNDAVKAMNNVALNDFKVPGSIGFPLNNIYNIPSNDANSMDLLKQYLQQFRQELAMRLLDRVYQDSQEKPSKFWLAFAKRRFMNKSL
- the KAFR0G03080 gene encoding uncharacterized protein (similar to Saccharomyces cerevisiae ROM1 (YGR070W) and ROM2 (YLR371W); ancestral locus Anc_4.219), with protein sequence MVNVSVNDFRKRYNIYSEIFGNERLHDTFPGQNTDAFVSDRIEDLKHLDSLIDTEDITNDIIHADQESPKVTMAKEFILSQRTSIKNVADTQSLSSADNTSVGSPKKQSTIENPVTHSRSHSQTSSSSASTSTRQSSGNATIQSAFASKSTNYRPPQPNQDVESQKTKNSNNGTFIPKRKPSLPQLAIAGLKKQPSFSSASNTPTQSTSRKSPLQGFGLFSRSSSKDLTEHLSNQAPTATSPKLSQGAARRSSSLLSLNASTLKNLTSSLQSRSSHDNTITTIAINSNTSRKTSSAEANSTQAFYRQYASTKSSQTLNYADLHASSSHNSNINDPVGLGIQTRSSSASLATKRYTSGSSTSFSTFHNSHNFHTQSHHHSRRNSMTPSTTPSSKRMTRTSSRKSAIYPALLSRIATKFKAKIQLGEYKKDGILYRDSFSGKHAVDVICAIIRNPDRNIALLLGRSLDAQKLFHDVVYEHRLRDSPNEIYEFTDNSRFIGPGNTGPMRISSQDPLLLLSNSSKQNLEYSDQLVSSTSTSSLSSGQTLTRENQHLEEENKEVTPLHNVNGIFTLLAECYSPTCSRDKLCYSISCPRRLEQQARLNIKPNGGLKRNISMALEDDEVEKPSWTSSVSESVWKNLSKKEIKRQEAIYEVFTTEKNFVKSLETIRDTFMRTLSETNIIPVDIRKNFNKHVFAHIMDIYSVNRRFLEVLSDRQKSSPVVRGIGDILLRFIPFFEPFVSYVASRPYAKYLIETQRSVNPYFARFDDDMMNSSLRHGIDSFLSQGVSRPGRYMLLVKELIKSTDEEKDKRDLEYLNKAMDALRHFMKRIDKASGAAQDRHDVKLLKQKILFKNEYVNMGLNDEKRKIKHEGVLSRKELSKADNTTAGDIQFYLLDNMLLFLKAKSVNKWHQHKVFQRPIPLPLLFACPSEDMPALRKYIGGQPDSSGTIIQPEYNYSNTRNAITFLYYGAKQRYQITLYAAQIATLQTLLDKVRVEQQRIINETDMINVTKISDKFFDYSNKINSVTSCDGGRKLLIATNSGLYMSNIKRQEINTANNKKKPSISFSIPIQLVHRSNILQIAVLDEFQTIILLVDKKLYSVPLQLLQADNSNTGTSYFKKHSKELINHVNFFSEGDCNGKRLIVTAHSSSHSIKFFELEHPLLSNNINNNTNKKNIKRKITEVTFDSEPVSISFLKANLCIGCKKGFQIVSISQNAHESLLDPADTSLEFALRDTLKPMAIYRVGNMFLLCYAEFAFFVNNQGWRKKESHIIHWEGEPQKFAIWYPYILAFDSNFIEIRKIDTGELVRCILGDKIRLLQTNTQEVLYAYEDSRGYDTVASLDFWG